The region ataattcatgttttttttattttaatgtagccTATTATGTTTTTtcatggcttatttatttataacaaagCTCTTGACTCTGTTTCCTCACAATTTgacacttccttttctttcaaattaaattCAAGATCATCATATCACTATCTCACCAGCACCCTCAATTCTCTCCTTTCACAATATCTGCTCTCAAACCCCACCCTTGGCGTGTGTCAACTACCTCCCTGCTCTTCTCTACTCCAACACTGGGCTGTGAGcactgccagaaaaaaaaatcacacaccatatttattcattcattaagcaAATATGTGTGAACACATCCTAGGTGCCAACACTGTACTAAATATGATTTTGGGACCACTACAAACTCATGGTCTCTGAGCAATACCTGACAACACTTTGTCTCACTCCATAACTTTGGTCACCTCCCTCTGCTGCTCCCATCTTGCTCATTAATTTTCCAAACCTTCCTCATGTTCAAAGTGACTCCTTCTGTTTTTCCGAGATTAAGCTATGAATACTGAATGATTCAACTTCCCACCTTCTTTTGACAAACACTGACATCTACACCAATTCTTCTAGACAACCAAGGTTAAGATGCCTTCTCCAGTTCAAAGCTAATCCTTCCACCTGTGCTCAGGTCACTCCTGTCCCACTCCCCTCTCTTCAACCTCTGCCTCTCTCTACTGGTTCTActacaggaaaggagggagggatgcgggaaggtgggagggagaaatgaaggaaagaaaccaaagaaaaaatatttctccatgCTTAATTTTTTCACAGTAAAATGAATCTCTATTttccctcactttttaaaaaagattttatttatttttagagaggggaagagagggagagaaacatcaatgtgtggttgcctctcgcgcgccccctactgggggtctggccggaaacccaggcatgtgccctgactaggaatgaaCCTGCGACCATTGGGTCTGCAGGCCGGCAcacacaacccactgagccacaccagcctgggcacaAACCATTTCCTGATGTGTCTTCCCACAGCAGTCTCACCAGTCCCACCTAACCACCACCACATTCCATTCACTCCGAATTGAACCCCTTGCTATACTTCAAATGTGCTAGACGCCTTCAAGCACTATGTGCTTGCCTGTGCCAGTTCCCTTTTCCTCTTCAACCAGGTATAGACACCTGGTTACCCTGAAGAATCGGCTCAAGCTGCACCTCCTCCCAGAATCCTTTCTCTGTGCTCCTGGTGATACACCTGGGGCATATATCTAACAAAACGCCTATCCCACTATCACGGGAGGGTCCATCTCATGCATCTTTATATCCCCAGTGCCCACCACATAATAGAAAACCataaagggaaaagggaaaagactGAAATAAGCCTGCTTCTGAGAATATACTGATGGTATTTCAGCTGGGTTCCTGTAGAGGAGCAAGCGCTAGGGCGAATTAACGTAACACTCACCAAATCAGAGCTTTCCCCAGACCCCAACAGACGGCGGAGCCGGGTGAGCAGAGAGAGAGGTTCCAAGGCTGTGCAGTCTGGAGGAATACCCCAGAACTCCCCTCCCATCATCATCGCCTAGCACCAGCGAGACGCTTAAGTTCTTGTAGACGAAATTAACTATAGACCACAAGTCAGAGTCGAGAAGATGGACTACTCAGAAAGAACCCTGGGTAGAGAACGTTCCCAATACTTTCTCTTACACAGGTATTCCCGTGCGGTGACGCAGCCCCGGACATGCGCAAAGCTCCCTGAGAGTTACAGTTCACCAGGTGAACCAAGAATGGCGAGGCTGCGCTGATCACCCTGGGAATTGTAGTGCCGGCTAGAGAGTGCTCTCTGCGCAGGCGCAAAGGGCTGTCCCTTCCGGGTTCCAGCGTCCTCGCGTTTCACCAAAGGAAATCTCTTCGTTTTCCAGAGTGACTATGGCAACCTACAGCCTGGCAAACGAGCGACTACGCGCCCTGGAAGACATCGAACGGGAAATCGGCGCGATTCTTCAGAATGCAGGTTGGGGATACGATGACCGGATGGCAGACAGTGAGAGAGAGCCGCGAGCACGTGCGCCAACCCGAGAATTGGAGCGGGGTTGGGGAGGGATCCTACTGGCTTGCGCTGCGCGTGCCAGAGTTGGCGGGGCTGGCCCGTGGGCGGGGCTCCACTGGCGCTCTCTGAGTTACCCAGCCCTCTCTCTTCCTCGGTAGGTACCGTGATCCTGGAACTTTCGAAGGAAAAAACCAATGAACGGCTGCTAGACCGGCAAGCGGCGGCTTTCACGGCGTCGGTGCAGCATGTAGAGGCGGAGCTGTCGGCTCAGATCCGCTACTTaacccaggtgggtgggtggtagGAGGTGCAGTGCGCCCACCCTGCTGTTTGTCTTAGCCTTAGCTTTCAGAGGGCCCAGGTAGAGCCTTGGCCTTGGGAGCCACACAAAACCAGGCTGCCCAAGTTGGCACCAGGCTGGATGACCCTGTCAGGACCCCTGTTTTCCAGGGCCGGTTTTTTcctctggaaggaaaaaaaggaggggcGTAGTTCATTGGGCTTCATCTTATGAGCCACTAGCTGAGGAAGGCGAAGGCGTTGGAGAGGGCTTGTAAACAATCCCAGAGTCACAGGACTTTGCCCCTAGAAACTTGACCTGACCTCAGAGGCATGAAACCCCAGATGGCTACATCCTGAGAAAAAGTACAGGATTGAGAGGGTTCTGAAGTCATTACAATAGCAACCACCATTCATCAAAATTTCACAGTGTGCCACTCTTCATTATCTTACTTAATCGTACAGCTCTAGGAATTAGTTACTGtcacccccattttccagatgaggttAACAGAAGTTAAGTGGTTCACCCTAGGTCATCCAGATACCATGTGGTATAATAGATTCAAACTCAGGGAAGAAATGAGATGAGACCTGGTGCCCTGCTGGGGAGATGGACAAGGGAGGGGATGCTTCATTGACCAGTTGAAATGCCCTGTAGGTGGCCACAGGGCAGCCCCATGAGGGCTCCAGCTATTCTTCAAGGAAGGACTGTCAGATGGCCCTGAAGCGAGTGGACTATGCTCGCCTCAAGCTCAGTGATGTGGCCCGAACCTGTGAGCAGATGCTGGAAAACTAAGCCAAGTAGGTGGAGAGACAGCTTGGAACAAGACTACCACCTGTGCCCGGGACAGAACTTGGAGACCTGCAGGATGGGGAGCACAGGCTGCCATGCATGTCCTATTGGTCAGAATATGAGGACAGTGAGGTAAAAGGTGGGAATGGAGAAATTTAAAGATTGAGCCTGCCTACAACTCTGCCCTGGTTCCTCCAGCAGGGTGCTGCTGTTCTGCATGCACTTCACAGAAGTGCTAAAAAGCTCATACAGAAGACAGAGATTCAGACACACAGCCCACTTCCTCATGTATTTCATGTCTTTGTCCCAGGCGTCCACAGACTTGTACATTCTTCTTCATTGGGAGATATAAAACAAGAACTAAgggttttaataataaaaacagtaacaacaaaaacaatgaactCAGACTATCACTGGAGCATATGTGGGTGACTCAAGGGATTGAGGAAGTAAAACTAGCCTGTATGGCGGTTGTTGCGGGAGAGTGGGAAAGCC is a window of Phyllostomus discolor isolate MPI-MPIP mPhyDis1 chromosome 8, mPhyDis1.pri.v3, whole genome shotgun sequence DNA encoding:
- the MED11 gene encoding mediator of RNA polymerase II transcription subunit 11; amino-acid sequence: MATYSLANERLRALEDIEREIGAILQNAGTVILELSKEKTNERLLDRQAAAFTASVQHVEAELSAQIRYLTQVATGQPHEGSSYSSRKDCQMALKRVDYARLKLSDVARTCEQMLEN